One Ricinus communis isolate WT05 ecotype wild-type chromosome 1, ASM1957865v1, whole genome shotgun sequence DNA window includes the following coding sequences:
- the LOC8274720 gene encoding guanylate-binding protein 4 isoform X2 — protein sequence MKISYWVLVTLLVLSLSAYGSLSIDSSHQAFPIIEPDPGHTKLRLASDGLEAIRRITTPIAAVAVIGPYRSGKSFLLNQLLSLSCYEGFGVGHMRDTKTKGIWVWGTPVELDINGVKTSVFYLDTEGFESVGKSNVYDDRIFALATVMSSVLIYNLPETIREADISRLSFAVELAEEFYGRVKGQDVAFEPAKLLWLIQRDFLQGKSVQQMVNEALQRVPNKDGDRNIDQVNQIRESLAIMGDNSTAFSLPQPHLQRTKLCDMKDGELDSVYVQRREQLKEVVASIIRPKIVQGKTLNGEEFVAFLEQILEALNKGEIPSTGSLVEVFNKGILERCLKLYGESMAKLGLPLPEQSLQDAHERSREEAMKAFDEQHFGRHHAKRSVMQLDEEIEKVHKNIILANEYKSAKLCEALYTRCEDRMDQLQVLRLPSMAKFNAGFLQCNRSFELECVGPSKANYEQRMVKMMGKSKSLFIKEYNHRLFNWLVAFSLVMVVVGRFIIKFILIEIGAWILFIFLETYTRMFWSAESLYYNPVWHFIVATWETLVYSPILDLDRWAVPIGFVAAVLVIYWRCYGRRKHGSQWLLPLYSNQKGGPNRPRSD from the exons atgaagatTTCTTACTGGGTTTTGGTCACTTTGCTTGTTCTCTCCTTGTCTGCATATGGGTCTCTCTCAATTGACAGTTCTCACCAGGC TTTTCCTATCATCGAACCTGATCCTGGTCATACAAAGCTTCGACTAGCAAGTGATGGCTTGGAAGCCATTAGAAGAATTACAACACCAATAGCAGCCGTCGCG GTGATTGGACCATACCGCTCTGGAAAATCGTTTTTGCTTAATCAGCTTCTTTCGCTTTCTTGTTATGAAG GTTTTGGAGTTGGGCATATGCGTGACACAAAGACAAAAG GGATTTGGGTTTGGGGAACCCCAGTAGAATTGGATATTAATGGAGTTAAAACTTCTGTGTTTTACCTTGATACGGAGGGATTTGAAAGTGTTGGAAAGTCAAATGTTTATGATGACCG AATTTTTGCTCTGGCAACTGTTATGAGTTCTGTGCTTATATACAATCTGCCTGAGACG ATCCGAGAAGCTGACATATCCCGCCTGTCATTTGCAGTCGAGCTTGCTGAGGAATTTTATGGAAG AGTAAAG ggCCAAGATGTTGCTTTTGAACCAGCAAAGCTACTGTGGCTTATCCAGCGTGATTTTCTAC AAGGGAAATCAGTGCAACAAATGGTGAATGAAGCCCTTCAACGTGTCCCTAACAAGGATG GGGACAGGAATATCGATCAG GTTAACCAGATTCGAGAGTCACTCGCTATTATGGGTGATAACAGCACAGCATTTAGCTTGCCACAA CCTCATCTCCAGCGAACAAAACTTTGCGACATGAAGGATGGTGAGCTTGATTCAGTATATGTTCAAAGAAGGGAGCAGTTGAAGGAAGTTGTTGCTAGCATTATTCGACCAAAGATTGTGCAAGGCAAAACTTTGAATGGAGAAGAGTTTGTAGCTTTCTTGGAGCAG ATACTTGAAGCCTTGAATAAGGGGGAGATTCCTTCAACAGGCTCTCTTGTGGAGGTTTTCAACAAGGGTATACTGGAGCGCTGTTTGAAGCTGTATGGTGAATCAATGGCAAAATTAGGTTTACCACTTCCAGAGCAATCTCTGCAAGATGCCCATGAAAGGTCTAGAGAGGAAGCAATGAAAGCTTTTGATGAGCAGCATTTTGGCCGTCATCACGCAAAGAGATCTGTCATGCAACTGGATGAAGAAATAGAGAAG gttcataaaaatatcatattggCGAATGAATATAAATCAGCTAAACTCTGTGAAGCGTTGTATACGAGATGTGAGGACAGAATGGACCAGCTTCAAGTTCTCAGACTTCCTTCCATGGCAAAGTTTAATGCTGGCTTTCTGCAATGCAACCGAAGTTTTGAGCTGGAGTGTGTTGGACCTTCAAAAGCAAATTATGAACAACGCATGGTGAAG ATGATGGGGAAGTCAAAGTCTCTTTTTATAAAGGAGTATAACCATAGGCTCTTCAATTGGTTGGTCGCTTTCTCTCTCGTCATGGTGGTAGTAGGCCGGTTTATAATAAAGTTCATTTTGATAGAAATTGGAGCATGGATACTTTTTATCTTCTTGGAGACGTACACAAGGATGTTTTGGTCTGCAGAATCTCTCTATTACAATCCAGTTTGGCATTTTATTGTAGCAACTTGGGAAACTCTTGTTTACAGCCCTATCCTTGATTTGGACAG
- the LOC8274719 gene encoding protein ELC-like — protein MAPSSSIQFIDTALSCTSTPYALSYPDPKQKWIIRKHLLSLIIDYPTFKPSTDTFFHNDGTAVYLLNAAGNLHLAGSKYTPPVPLTIWVHENYPYMPPIVVVSPNDSMSPIHQNHPFVDPYSGATSSPYLQTWIFPRCNLTELVRNLVKIFSHDHPFLTPSPSSSLTHPSLVSKMEALDRLSGTIHYDKIALKAKNEEEMEGLSSLQVELMKRNHVARNMIISLEKERGSLKERATELMEQADVVMNWLRVNDVTIEGDGMEDAFEGDDEESRSVIDCLAAERAIEDVIYALDKAVEEGAVPCFDAYLRQVRLLAREQFYHRARLVKLRGPDILLWPD, from the coding sequence ATGGCGCCATCCTCCTCAATCCAATTCATTGACACAGCACTTTCTTGCACCAGTACACCTTATGCACTATCTTACCCTGACCCTAAACAAAAATGGATCATTAGGAAACACCTCCTTTCTCTAATAATTGACTACCCAACTTTTAAACCTTCCACCGATACTTTCTTCCACAATGATGGCACTGCCGTCTACCTCCTCAACGCGGCCGGCAATCTCCATCTCGCCGGTAGTAAATACACCCCCCCTGTGCCTCTCACCATTTGGGTACATGAGAACTATCCTTACATGCCTCCTATTGTTGTCGTCTCACCAAATGATTCTATGTCTCCGATTCATCAGAATCACCCTTTTGTCGACCCTTATTCTGGTGCCACCTCTTCTCCTTATCTCCAAACCTGGATATTCCCTCGCTGTAACTTAACTGAACTTGTTCGTAATCTTGTCAAGATTTTCTCTCACGACCATCCTTTTTTAACTCCCTCCCCTTCTTCTAGTTTGACTCACCCTTCTCTTGTCTCGAAGATGGAGGCTCTTGACCGCCTTTCGGGTACGATTCACTATGATAAGATTGCATTGAAGGCCAAGAACGAAGAAGAAATGGAGGGGTTATCAAGCTTACAAGTAGAACTGATGAAGCGAAATCACGTCGCGAGAAACATGATCATTAGCCttgagaaagagagagggagCTTAAAGGAGAGAGCAACGGAGTTGATGGAACAGGCTGATGTGGTGATGAATTGGCTGAGAGTTAATGATGTTACAATTGAAGGAGATGGAATGGAAGATGCATTCGAAGGCGATGATGAAGAGTCGAGATCGGTGATTGATTGCTTGGCTGCAGAGAGGGCTATTGAGGATGTGATATATGCATTGGACAAGGCAGTAGAGGAAGGAGCAGTGCCTTGTTTTGATGCATATCTTAGGCAAGTGAGACTCCTGGCAAGAGAGCAGTTCTACCATAGAGCTAGGCTTGTAAAATTAAGAGGTCCTGACATACTCCTTTGGCCTGATTGA
- the LOC8274720 gene encoding guanylate-binding protein 4 isoform X3 — translation MKISYWVLVTLLVLSLSAYGSLSIDSSHQAFPIIEPDPGHTKLRLASDGLEAIRRITTPIAAVAVIGPYRSGKSFLLNQLLSLSCYEGFGVGHMRDTKTKGIWVWGTPVELDINGVKTSVFYLDTEGFESVGKSNVYDDRIFALATVMSSVLIYNLPETIREADISRLSFAVELAEEFYGRVKGQDVAFEPAKLLWLIQRDFLQGKSVQQMVNEALQRVPNKDGAVLIAGDRNIDQVNQIRESLAIMGDNSTAFSLPQPHLQRTKLCDMKDGELDSVYVQRREQLKEVVASIIRPKIVQGKTLNGEEFVAFLEQILEALNKGEIPSTGSLVEVFNKGILERCLKLYGESMAKLGLPLPEQSLQDAHERSREEAMKAFDEQHFGRHHAKRSVMQLDEEIEKVHKNIILANEYKSAKLCEALYTRCEDRMDQLQVLRLPSMAKFNAGFLQCNRSFELECVGPSKANYEQRMVKMMGKSKSLFIKEYNHRLFNWLVAFSLVMVVVGRFIIKFILIEIGAWILFIFLETYTRMFWSAESLYYNPVWHFIVATWETLVYSPILDLDSGTVQKRSGAQ, via the exons atgaagatTTCTTACTGGGTTTTGGTCACTTTGCTTGTTCTCTCCTTGTCTGCATATGGGTCTCTCTCAATTGACAGTTCTCACCAGGC TTTTCCTATCATCGAACCTGATCCTGGTCATACAAAGCTTCGACTAGCAAGTGATGGCTTGGAAGCCATTAGAAGAATTACAACACCAATAGCAGCCGTCGCG GTGATTGGACCATACCGCTCTGGAAAATCGTTTTTGCTTAATCAGCTTCTTTCGCTTTCTTGTTATGAAG GTTTTGGAGTTGGGCATATGCGTGACACAAAGACAAAAG GGATTTGGGTTTGGGGAACCCCAGTAGAATTGGATATTAATGGAGTTAAAACTTCTGTGTTTTACCTTGATACGGAGGGATTTGAAAGTGTTGGAAAGTCAAATGTTTATGATGACCG AATTTTTGCTCTGGCAACTGTTATGAGTTCTGTGCTTATATACAATCTGCCTGAGACG ATCCGAGAAGCTGACATATCCCGCCTGTCATTTGCAGTCGAGCTTGCTGAGGAATTTTATGGAAG AGTAAAG ggCCAAGATGTTGCTTTTGAACCAGCAAAGCTACTGTGGCTTATCCAGCGTGATTTTCTAC AAGGGAAATCAGTGCAACAAATGGTGAATGAAGCCCTTCAACGTGTCCCTAACAAGGATG GTGCTGTTCTGATTGCAGGGGACAGGAATATCGATCAG GTTAACCAGATTCGAGAGTCACTCGCTATTATGGGTGATAACAGCACAGCATTTAGCTTGCCACAA CCTCATCTCCAGCGAACAAAACTTTGCGACATGAAGGATGGTGAGCTTGATTCAGTATATGTTCAAAGAAGGGAGCAGTTGAAGGAAGTTGTTGCTAGCATTATTCGACCAAAGATTGTGCAAGGCAAAACTTTGAATGGAGAAGAGTTTGTAGCTTTCTTGGAGCAG ATACTTGAAGCCTTGAATAAGGGGGAGATTCCTTCAACAGGCTCTCTTGTGGAGGTTTTCAACAAGGGTATACTGGAGCGCTGTTTGAAGCTGTATGGTGAATCAATGGCAAAATTAGGTTTACCACTTCCAGAGCAATCTCTGCAAGATGCCCATGAAAGGTCTAGAGAGGAAGCAATGAAAGCTTTTGATGAGCAGCATTTTGGCCGTCATCACGCAAAGAGATCTGTCATGCAACTGGATGAAGAAATAGAGAAG gttcataaaaatatcatattggCGAATGAATATAAATCAGCTAAACTCTGTGAAGCGTTGTATACGAGATGTGAGGACAGAATGGACCAGCTTCAAGTTCTCAGACTTCCTTCCATGGCAAAGTTTAATGCTGGCTTTCTGCAATGCAACCGAAGTTTTGAGCTGGAGTGTGTTGGACCTTCAAAAGCAAATTATGAACAACGCATGGTGAAG ATGATGGGGAAGTCAAAGTCTCTTTTTATAAAGGAGTATAACCATAGGCTCTTCAATTGGTTGGTCGCTTTCTCTCTCGTCATGGTGGTAGTAGGCCGGTTTATAATAAAGTTCATTTTGATAGAAATTGGAGCATGGATACTTTTTATCTTCTTGGAGACGTACACAAGGATGTTTTGGTCTGCAGAATCTCTCTATTACAATCCAGTTTGGCATTTTATTGTAGCAACTTGGGAAACTCTTGTTTACAGCCCTATCCTTGATTTGGACAG
- the LOC8274720 gene encoding guanylate-binding protein 4 isoform X1, with the protein MKISYWVLVTLLVLSLSAYGSLSIDSSHQAFPIIEPDPGHTKLRLASDGLEAIRRITTPIAAVAVIGPYRSGKSFLLNQLLSLSCYEGFGVGHMRDTKTKGIWVWGTPVELDINGVKTSVFYLDTEGFESVGKSNVYDDRIFALATVMSSVLIYNLPETIREADISRLSFAVELAEEFYGRVKGQDVAFEPAKLLWLIQRDFLQGKSVQQMVNEALQRVPNKDGAVLIAGDRNIDQVNQIRESLAIMGDNSTAFSLPQPHLQRTKLCDMKDGELDSVYVQRREQLKEVVASIIRPKIVQGKTLNGEEFVAFLEQILEALNKGEIPSTGSLVEVFNKGILERCLKLYGESMAKLGLPLPEQSLQDAHERSREEAMKAFDEQHFGRHHAKRSVMQLDEEIEKVHKNIILANEYKSAKLCEALYTRCEDRMDQLQVLRLPSMAKFNAGFLQCNRSFELECVGPSKANYEQRMVKMMGKSKSLFIKEYNHRLFNWLVAFSLVMVVVGRFIIKFILIEIGAWILFIFLETYTRMFWSAESLYYNPVWHFIVATWETLVYSPILDLDRWAVPIGFVAAVLVIYWRCYGRRKHGSQWLLPLYSNQKGGPNRPRSD; encoded by the exons atgaagatTTCTTACTGGGTTTTGGTCACTTTGCTTGTTCTCTCCTTGTCTGCATATGGGTCTCTCTCAATTGACAGTTCTCACCAGGC TTTTCCTATCATCGAACCTGATCCTGGTCATACAAAGCTTCGACTAGCAAGTGATGGCTTGGAAGCCATTAGAAGAATTACAACACCAATAGCAGCCGTCGCG GTGATTGGACCATACCGCTCTGGAAAATCGTTTTTGCTTAATCAGCTTCTTTCGCTTTCTTGTTATGAAG GTTTTGGAGTTGGGCATATGCGTGACACAAAGACAAAAG GGATTTGGGTTTGGGGAACCCCAGTAGAATTGGATATTAATGGAGTTAAAACTTCTGTGTTTTACCTTGATACGGAGGGATTTGAAAGTGTTGGAAAGTCAAATGTTTATGATGACCG AATTTTTGCTCTGGCAACTGTTATGAGTTCTGTGCTTATATACAATCTGCCTGAGACG ATCCGAGAAGCTGACATATCCCGCCTGTCATTTGCAGTCGAGCTTGCTGAGGAATTTTATGGAAG AGTAAAG ggCCAAGATGTTGCTTTTGAACCAGCAAAGCTACTGTGGCTTATCCAGCGTGATTTTCTAC AAGGGAAATCAGTGCAACAAATGGTGAATGAAGCCCTTCAACGTGTCCCTAACAAGGATG GTGCTGTTCTGATTGCAGGGGACAGGAATATCGATCAG GTTAACCAGATTCGAGAGTCACTCGCTATTATGGGTGATAACAGCACAGCATTTAGCTTGCCACAA CCTCATCTCCAGCGAACAAAACTTTGCGACATGAAGGATGGTGAGCTTGATTCAGTATATGTTCAAAGAAGGGAGCAGTTGAAGGAAGTTGTTGCTAGCATTATTCGACCAAAGATTGTGCAAGGCAAAACTTTGAATGGAGAAGAGTTTGTAGCTTTCTTGGAGCAG ATACTTGAAGCCTTGAATAAGGGGGAGATTCCTTCAACAGGCTCTCTTGTGGAGGTTTTCAACAAGGGTATACTGGAGCGCTGTTTGAAGCTGTATGGTGAATCAATGGCAAAATTAGGTTTACCACTTCCAGAGCAATCTCTGCAAGATGCCCATGAAAGGTCTAGAGAGGAAGCAATGAAAGCTTTTGATGAGCAGCATTTTGGCCGTCATCACGCAAAGAGATCTGTCATGCAACTGGATGAAGAAATAGAGAAG gttcataaaaatatcatattggCGAATGAATATAAATCAGCTAAACTCTGTGAAGCGTTGTATACGAGATGTGAGGACAGAATGGACCAGCTTCAAGTTCTCAGACTTCCTTCCATGGCAAAGTTTAATGCTGGCTTTCTGCAATGCAACCGAAGTTTTGAGCTGGAGTGTGTTGGACCTTCAAAAGCAAATTATGAACAACGCATGGTGAAG ATGATGGGGAAGTCAAAGTCTCTTTTTATAAAGGAGTATAACCATAGGCTCTTCAATTGGTTGGTCGCTTTCTCTCTCGTCATGGTGGTAGTAGGCCGGTTTATAATAAAGTTCATTTTGATAGAAATTGGAGCATGGATACTTTTTATCTTCTTGGAGACGTACACAAGGATGTTTTGGTCTGCAGAATCTCTCTATTACAATCCAGTTTGGCATTTTATTGTAGCAACTTGGGAAACTCTTGTTTACAGCCCTATCCTTGATTTGGACAG